In Electrophorus electricus isolate fEleEle1 chromosome 6, fEleEle1.pri, whole genome shotgun sequence, a single genomic region encodes these proteins:
- the glulc gene encoding LOW QUALITY PROTEIN: glutamate-ammonia ligase (glutamine synthase) c (The sequence of the model RefSeq protein was modified relative to this genomic sequence to represent the inferred CDS: inserted 4 bases in 3 codons; substituted 1 base at 1 genomic stop codon): MSQIMDNVTCCGLHSLTYSQKLKAFFHLWFWIEQDIVSVSGHWEFQVAPCEGIERGDHLXIAYFLLXRVCEDFSKVARPDPKPVXKSSFSKEASRAERGIDHLARHNELCWHHLKHIRVSDPHGHMNNHQKLRGLNETSEXPVFSASVANLGVRIRIPASMDQDKHGYLENYHPAPNCDPYTVTGAIAQTCLLDEDKD; this comes from the exons ATGTCTCAGATAATGGATAATGTTACATGTTGTGGATTGCACTCTCTAACATACAGCCAGAAGCTGAAAGCATTTTTCCACCTGTGGTTTTGGATAGAGCAGGATATTGTTTCTGTCTCTGGGCATTGGGAGTTCCAGGTTGCGCCATGTGAGGGGATTGAGAGGGGAGATCATCTGTAGATAGCCTACTTCCTGCT CAGAGTGTGTGAAGACTTCAGCAAGGTCGCCAGGCCGGACCCCAAACCTG GCAAGAGCAGCTTCAGCAAGGAGGCttccagagcagagagagggatag ACCATCTTGCCAGACACAATGAACTCTGCTGGCACCATCTCAAGCACATCAGAGTCTCTGATCCTCATGGGCACATGAACAACCACCAAAAACTCAGAGGCCTCAACGAGACCTCAG AACCTGTGTTCTCAGCTTCAGTGGCTAATCTTGGGGTCAGAATTCGCATTCCTGCCAGCATGGACCAGGACAAGCACGGATACTTGGAGAACTACCACCCTGCTCCTAACTGTGACCCATATACTGTTACTGGAGCTATTGCTCAGACATGCCTGTTGGATGAGGACAAGGACTAA